In the genome of Xanthocytophaga agilis, one region contains:
- a CDS encoding NAD(P)/FAD-dependent oxidoreductase produces the protein MSSTPQKYDLIVIGSGLGGLLCAYIFGKEGYKVCVLEKNNQIGGSLQTFVRDKQIFDTGVHYVGGLDKGQPLHTFFSYFELMDKLKIVRMDENGFEKITFGKEKKTFFYGMGYENFSRIMKGYFPDEVEAINKYCLDLQSTCAAFPMYNADDADDSVTTELLQLSAIDYFKNLTSNTELQNVLAATNLLYAGVADKTPFYVHALVVNSYMESAYRFINGGGQIATLLARSIRAQGGVIVKYAEAEKIITNEEEALYVQTKDGRQFYGNYFISGIHPASLMDMLDTPKIRNVYKNRIKTLENTTSIFILNLILKKDTIPYQNYNTYHYDHWNVWDTFQYEEHEWPLSYAAFYPVHKQESPFVDSLTVMAYMRYDEVQPWENTFNTIYQKGSRGESYEQFKEKKSKQLIRKLSENIPGLEEAIVSYYASTPLTYRDYIGTKEGSIYGILKDYHDPIRTFIAPRTRVRNVLITGQNMHMHGIYGVTVSAVKTCAEIFGRSYLMNQIKACKATPSAI, from the coding sequence ATGAGTAGTACACCACAAAAATATGATCTTATTGTAATAGGAAGCGGGCTTGGAGGCTTGTTGTGCGCCTATATATTTGGCAAAGAAGGCTATAAAGTATGTGTGCTTGAAAAAAACAATCAGATTGGCGGAAGTTTACAGACATTCGTACGTGACAAACAAATATTTGATACAGGAGTTCATTATGTAGGTGGCTTGGATAAGGGCCAGCCATTGCATACATTCTTTTCCTATTTTGAGTTAATGGATAAGCTCAAAATTGTGCGAATGGATGAAAACGGTTTTGAGAAAATCACCTTTGGGAAAGAAAAAAAGACATTCTTTTATGGGATGGGCTATGAGAATTTCAGTCGAATCATGAAAGGATATTTTCCAGATGAGGTAGAAGCCATCAATAAATACTGTCTTGATCTGCAATCTACCTGTGCAGCTTTCCCTATGTATAATGCAGATGATGCAGATGACTCTGTCACTACTGAACTTCTACAACTCAGCGCAATTGATTATTTCAAAAACCTCACCTCCAATACTGAACTTCAGAACGTACTGGCAGCTACAAACTTATTATATGCGGGTGTAGCAGATAAAACACCTTTTTATGTACACGCTCTGGTGGTAAATTCCTATATGGAGAGCGCCTATCGGTTTATCAATGGTGGAGGTCAGATTGCTACCCTGCTGGCACGGTCAATCAGAGCCCAAGGAGGCGTAATTGTTAAATATGCAGAAGCAGAAAAAATCATCACTAACGAGGAGGAAGCGCTGTATGTCCAAACAAAAGATGGCCGACAGTTTTATGGTAACTATTTCATTTCAGGTATTCATCCAGCCTCCTTAATGGATATGCTGGATACACCTAAAATCCGAAATGTATACAAAAACCGGATTAAAACACTGGAAAATACCACGTCTATCTTTATTCTTAACCTGATTCTGAAAAAGGATACCATTCCTTATCAAAACTATAATACTTATCATTACGACCATTGGAATGTATGGGATACATTCCAGTATGAAGAACATGAATGGCCTTTATCCTATGCCGCCTTTTATCCTGTCCACAAACAAGAAAGTCCCTTTGTAGACTCTCTTACTGTAATGGCCTATATGCGCTACGACGAAGTACAACCATGGGAAAATACGTTTAATACCATTTACCAGAAAGGTTCCAGAGGAGAAAGCTATGAGCAATTCAAAGAAAAAAAATCAAAACAACTGATCCGGAAACTTAGTGAAAATATCCCCGGTCTGGAAGAAGCCATTGTAAGTTATTATGCATCTACACCTCTTACCTATCGGGACTATATTGGAACCAAGGAAGGTTCTATTTACGGTATCCTTAAAGATTACCATGATCCCATCCGAACGTTTATTGCACCACGCACCCGCGTCCGTAATGTACTGATTACCGGACAAAATATGCATATGCATGGTATTTATGGGGTTACAGTATCCGCTGTTAAAACTTGTGCAGAAATTTTTGGAAGATCGTATCTGATGAATCAGATAAAAGCCTGCAAAGCAACCCCATCAGCTATCTAA
- a CDS encoding DUF2062 domain-containing protein produces the protein MHSTSENISVKFDQHQCCVIIPTYNNEKTLAGVVSGVLAYTSHIIVVDDGSTDSTASILSSFSQIQVVRHAINQGKGKALRTGFAAAIAAGYKYAITIDSDGQHMPADLGIFLEKLETHPHSIIIGARNMDQPGIPGKSSFGNKFSNFWFYVETGLQLPDTQSGYRLYPIQDLQKIRFFTRKFEFEIEVMVRAVWNGISVVPAPVSVYYPPAGERVSHFRPFKDFSRISVLNTVLVTIALLWYHPYSFIKNFSLSGLKKKIIEATLSSHESAHTKALSVGFGLFMGIIPAWGYQMLLAVILARLFRLNKILVLLASNISIPPMIPVILYLSNLAGALVLGNSTRLIFSTNITLAEVSRYLYQYLLGSVLIAVLAGALGYILSVGIFKRINKQTFA, from the coding sequence ATGCATTCTACCAGTGAAAACATATCAGTAAAGTTTGATCAGCACCAATGTTGTGTGATTATTCCTACGTATAACAATGAGAAAACACTTGCCGGAGTAGTTAGTGGTGTACTGGCTTATACCTCGCATATTATTGTTGTAGATGATGGGTCTACAGATAGTACAGCATCTATACTCTCGTCGTTTTCTCAGATTCAGGTAGTCAGACATGCAATCAATCAGGGCAAAGGAAAAGCATTACGTACAGGATTTGCCGCTGCTATTGCTGCGGGCTATAAGTATGCTATTACTATTGATTCAGATGGACAACATATGCCTGCCGACTTAGGCATTTTTCTGGAGAAACTTGAAACACATCCACATAGCATTATCATAGGTGCTCGCAACATGGATCAGCCAGGTATACCAGGTAAAAGTAGCTTTGGCAATAAATTTTCCAACTTCTGGTTTTATGTAGAAACAGGACTACAGCTTCCGGATACACAATCTGGTTACCGACTTTACCCAATTCAGGACTTGCAAAAAATCCGCTTTTTTACCCGTAAATTTGAATTTGAAATTGAAGTAATGGTACGGGCGGTCTGGAATGGTATCAGTGTCGTTCCTGCTCCTGTCAGCGTCTATTATCCACCTGCAGGTGAAAGAGTTTCCCATTTTCGCCCTTTTAAAGATTTTAGCCGGATCAGCGTATTGAACACCGTGCTGGTTACGATTGCCCTACTTTGGTACCATCCGTACTCATTCATTAAAAACTTCTCGCTAAGCGGCCTAAAAAAAAAAATAATTGAGGCAACATTATCCTCTCATGAATCAGCCCATACAAAAGCATTATCTGTTGGGTTTGGCTTGTTTATGGGAATTATTCCTGCCTGGGGCTATCAGATGTTGCTGGCAGTTATTCTGGCAAGGTTGTTTCGACTTAATAAAATACTGGTACTTCTGGCTTCCAACATCAGTATTCCTCCCATGATTCCTGTTATTTTATATTTAAGTAATTTGGCAGGTGCTCTGGTTTTGGGTAATTCTACCAGACTTATCTTCTCAACAAACATTACACTGGCAGAAGTAAGTCGGTATCTCTATCAATATCTTTTAGGAAGTGTGCTCATTGCCGTTCTGGCAGGCGCATTGGGATATATTCTGTCAGTAGGAATCTTCAAACGAATCAACAAGCAAACATTTGCCTGA
- a CDS encoding tetratricopeptide repeat protein, translating into MRLRCILAIFLFISQFVFVQAQEQITVKEAAEITYQAKETVKAYQSLLNFVAFAENAPNELKEAIENSYSPSRNQIFYSKDAVIEDDIDPENQLGHTKDLPADKYLNTLDILYEKDIDPTITLSNFQVSHLKKKDYLYIKVFFESQFSKKDRKKQLAYPVRQRIALLRAEKRGNRWYTFISGIHFFDPSLPVESTDSDILILSDIAMVADTAQLSASGNTEAVASSDRLELAIKEYEALQEESKKKLEEEFKQAITHANQLYANQEFEEAETAYKKARELNPFNTVPLVQLIRVKKELSIRTYESYIAQAERAKKERRYEVAMDFYQKAVQKRPQATDIITRELQPLSQRVNDISSVRNRMEAGKIADAIEECDRKIKEKRKVIADYPEFFLLRGKAYLLSSDRKAKDRALEDFNKAIEIDAYYQEARLIRADYLEKNGNAIGAITDYDVALANIPLGRETHSERVAIIIKKVLLKKNSGNLKGAIEEYEKLIRETDQLGLVQNAEVFYEKGLLEFKKATTEQSATDYQNADKSFSKAISLNGTLLLAYFQRGLVRFDLEKYREAAKDFFESEKLGLDSVSRKSIEWKSKTLYDGGVKALEEGQLDKAEKFFRNAIVIRPKNSLAWFKKGEVLFSRQEFETAIDHYNTAISFTSVFPEVYYKKGLALYRLSRYNEAIQCFDQAIKQNKNYIEAYKGAGDSYQKLTSYKIAFSFYQNAITILQPDLKKAQKSENKNLITKLKAQLAEVYHGVGQCHYNTKAYPDAVKAFDKAIEYVADYSDAYYYRGITFLAQNSLKDAVKNISKALEYFPENPSYRYAIANAYYLKKEYEEAIKNYTTVLRIDSINTLKDTKHRRGLSFVMAQNYEKALKDFSEYNASVESGKETIFYTDYGFLYLQMKQDSLATMQFNKALLHTSEFPEALYGLACVYDTRNNTNDAMLYVEKALLSKQLNKSFVIYNEEFFLKNLRNNKILAKRYSALKKKNLLSSPN; encoded by the coding sequence ATGAGATTACGTTGTATTCTGGCTATATTTTTGTTTATAAGCCAGTTCGTGTTTGTACAGGCGCAGGAGCAAATTACAGTAAAGGAGGCTGCTGAAATTACTTATCAGGCAAAGGAAACGGTTAAAGCGTATCAGTCTCTGTTAAATTTTGTTGCTTTTGCTGAAAATGCTCCCAATGAACTCAAGGAGGCCATTGAAAATAGTTACTCTCCATCAAGGAATCAGATTTTTTATAGCAAAGATGCTGTAATTGAAGATGATATAGATCCCGAAAACCAATTAGGACATACAAAAGATCTTCCTGCAGATAAATATCTGAATACACTGGATATTCTGTATGAGAAGGATATTGACCCTACTATTACTTTATCCAATTTTCAGGTTTCTCACCTGAAAAAAAAGGATTATCTGTACATTAAAGTGTTTTTTGAAAGCCAGTTTTCCAAAAAGGATAGAAAAAAGCAACTAGCATATCCGGTGCGGCAAAGGATTGCACTACTTAGAGCTGAAAAGCGGGGCAACAGGTGGTATACCTTCATCAGTGGTATTCATTTCTTTGATCCTTCTCTTCCTGTTGAATCTACAGATAGTGATATTCTTATTCTTTCTGATATTGCCATGGTTGCAGATACTGCACAACTAAGTGCATCTGGAAATACCGAAGCTGTTGCCTCTTCCGATCGATTGGAACTGGCTATCAAGGAATATGAAGCTCTTCAGGAAGAATCTAAAAAGAAACTGGAAGAAGAGTTTAAACAAGCCATTACCCATGCTAATCAATTGTATGCTAATCAGGAGTTTGAAGAAGCTGAAACAGCTTACAAAAAGGCACGAGAATTAAATCCATTTAACACAGTTCCTTTGGTTCAGCTAATTCGGGTGAAAAAGGAACTAAGTATTCGTACGTATGAGTCGTATATTGCTCAGGCTGAACGTGCAAAGAAGGAGCGGCGGTATGAAGTAGCTATGGATTTTTATCAGAAGGCAGTGCAAAAGAGACCACAGGCTACCGATATTATAACACGTGAGTTGCAACCTCTTTCTCAGCGTGTAAATGATATATCTTCTGTCCGGAACAGAATGGAAGCGGGAAAAATTGCGGATGCGATAGAAGAGTGTGATAGAAAGATTAAGGAAAAACGTAAAGTCATAGCTGATTATCCTGAGTTCTTTTTGTTAAGAGGAAAAGCCTATTTACTTTCTTCTGATCGCAAAGCTAAGGATCGTGCATTGGAAGACTTTAACAAAGCAATAGAAATAGATGCGTATTATCAGGAAGCAAGGTTGATACGTGCGGATTACCTTGAGAAGAATGGAAATGCTATCGGGGCTATTACGGATTATGATGTAGCTTTGGCAAATATTCCTTTGGGGAGAGAGACCCATAGTGAAAGAGTGGCAATTATAATCAAAAAGGTTTTACTAAAGAAGAACTCCGGTAATCTGAAAGGAGCTATTGAGGAGTATGAAAAACTAATCAGAGAAACGGATCAGTTAGGATTAGTTCAAAACGCTGAAGTTTTCTATGAAAAAGGTTTGTTGGAGTTTAAGAAAGCTACAACAGAACAATCTGCTACTGACTATCAGAATGCGGATAAGAGTTTCAGTAAGGCTATTTCTTTAAATGGTACATTGTTACTGGCTTACTTTCAGCGAGGACTTGTCCGGTTTGATCTGGAAAAGTACCGGGAAGCTGCAAAAGATTTCTTTGAATCTGAAAAGCTGGGTCTTGATTCTGTCTCCAGAAAATCTATTGAGTGGAAAAGTAAAACCTTGTACGATGGAGGAGTGAAAGCTTTGGAGGAGGGACAATTGGATAAGGCAGAGAAGTTCTTTAGAAATGCAATTGTTATTCGCCCTAAAAATAGCCTGGCATGGTTTAAAAAGGGGGAAGTTTTATTTTCCAGGCAGGAGTTTGAAACGGCAATTGATCATTATAATACAGCTATAAGTTTTACGTCAGTATTTCCTGAAGTATATTACAAAAAAGGGCTTGCCTTATACCGGTTAAGCCGTTATAATGAGGCTATTCAATGTTTTGATCAGGCTATTAAACAAAACAAAAACTATATAGAGGCTTATAAAGGTGCAGGCGATTCCTACCAAAAGTTAACCAGCTACAAAATAGCTTTTTCTTTCTACCAGAATGCGATTACTATTTTGCAGCCTGATCTGAAAAAAGCTCAAAAATCCGAGAATAAAAATCTGATAACAAAGCTGAAAGCACAATTGGCAGAGGTATACCATGGTGTAGGCCAATGTCATTATAATACTAAGGCTTATCCAGACGCGGTAAAAGCTTTTGATAAGGCAATAGAATATGTGGCAGACTATAGTGATGCATATTATTATCGTGGCATTACATTCTTGGCTCAGAATAGCTTGAAAGATGCCGTAAAAAATATATCAAAAGCATTGGAATATTTTCCGGAGAACCCTTCCTATCGTTATGCAATAGCAAATGCTTATTATCTTAAAAAGGAGTATGAGGAGGCGATTAAAAACTATACAACCGTATTACGAATTGATAGTATCAACACCTTGAAAGATACTAAACATCGCAGAGGATTAAGTTTCGTTATGGCTCAGAATTATGAAAAAGCATTAAAAGACTTTTCTGAATATAATGCTTCTGTTGAAAGTGGAAAAGAAACCATATTTTATACAGATTATGGTTTTCTATATTTGCAAATGAAACAAGACTCTCTTGCTACTATGCAATTTAATAAGGCACTTCTGCATACATCAGAATTCCCTGAAGCTTTATATGGATTGGCGTGTGTATACGATACAAGAAATAATACCAATGATGCGATGCTCTATGTAGAAAAAGCCCTGCTTTCAAAGCAACTGAATAAAAGTTTTGTTATCTATAACGAAGAATTCTTTTTAAAGAACCTGCGTAATAACAAGATATTGGCTAAGAGGTATTCTGCTCTTAAGAAAAAAAATCTGTTATCATCTCCTAACTGA
- a CDS encoding MMPL family transporter, whose translation MDRIFVWIYEFFRKRKSIYFFILISSFIVLAFFASRIHLEEDISKMIPNDGKINNYHATLSKSRFLDKIVISVSMQNNTSQDTLIQCVDQLIAELQATNQKDSLIADIKASIDDTRLTKVYDLLYRNLPMYLSDQDYLSLDSMTTEQGIQKAIEADYHRLISPSSFALKNTILKDPLGITYAALSKLRVLQADENFVLHKGYIFKKDLKTTLVFISPKNPPSETRLNHLMVEQIKHSISKVSSQHPQVDIQYFGATAVAVANATQIQKDIQLTVSIAVVVIMVTLFLFYRNYLTPILVLAPVAFGVLFSLTMVYFIQESLSAVALGAGAVILGIAIDYAFHVIAHYQHTHSVKEVIKDITFPMLIGSLSTVGAFFSLYFVKSEVLQDFGLFSGFSLIGAALYSLIFLPFLIEKTSGWHYNVKSLSFFTKIPLLDWILYKPERNKYIAGGIILLTFVLFYYSNNVGFESNLATLNYMPEELRKAEQELYNTENKTEKNIYLIVQGSDLNEAIAFQEQTYAKVDSLQKAGLISRYSGISGLVPSQTLQKQRIQKWEAFWTPEKIAFVKKHILSSSAQIGFKPETFQEFYNVLDTQYTGISESDLSFLTRNLLTDYMYQDSTGVYTLASIQIKNQNLDKISQAMDNKKYLTVIDRQLLYNKFVEIIKQDFDQILLSCSLLVFSILLISYGRIELTMVTFIPMLVSWVWILGFMGIFDIRFNIVNIIISTFVFGLGDDYAIFITDGLKSQYAENKENLPSYKISVFLSAFTTVVGMGVLIFAKHPALQSIALISIIGILCVLVISYTLIPLLFKWIITDRTSKGLRPLTFLSLIRTLLVYIYFLIGCLLLIGIGHLLFTLFRLRRNKSVMAGYHNLLMYFVRTLIYGAFFVPKRTINPTQDTFQKPAIIIANHQSFLDILLLLTLYPKLILFTNDWVWNSPFFGSIVKMAGFYNASHGIETSIEHVRELVDDGYSIAIFPEGTRSEDHTMHRFHKGAFYLAEKLELDILPVVLHGTGEAIHKKDFILEVYPLTISILPRITPANVSYGDTYQEKAKQIRRHMSEHYSMLDKSQPISVLSGKILSSYLYKGPVLEWYYRIKTSLEHHYSQFDKLIPDQATILDLGCGYGFLDYYLSLRSSERKIIGVDYDEDKISIATHSYLKNDRLSFIAQDVLAYNLPDADIILLLDVLHYLPPADQQTLILRCIQKLSPGGMLLIRDGNKEDAAKHKNTQLTEIFSIKVFKFNKSVHKQVHFLSATDIQTTLATEDVAIQIVKDSDYTSNVIYKIIKR comes from the coding sequence ATGGATAGAATTTTTGTGTGGATATATGAGTTCTTCAGAAAAAGAAAATCCATTTATTTCTTTATACTCATCTCCTCCTTTATAGTACTTGCCTTTTTTGCGTCTAGAATTCATCTGGAAGAAGATATTTCCAAAATGATTCCCAATGATGGCAAGATTAACAATTACCATGCTACCTTATCCAAGTCCCGGTTTCTGGATAAGATAGTTATTAGTGTTTCTATGCAGAACAACACTTCACAGGATACCCTGATTCAATGTGTTGACCAGCTTATTGCAGAACTTCAGGCCACCAATCAAAAGGATTCTCTGATAGCCGATATCAAAGCGTCTATTGATGATACCAGACTTACAAAAGTGTATGATCTGTTGTACCGTAATCTGCCCATGTATCTGTCAGATCAGGATTATCTATCACTGGATAGCATGACAACTGAACAAGGTATTCAAAAAGCGATAGAAGCCGATTACCACAGATTAATCTCACCCTCCAGCTTTGCACTCAAGAATACAATTCTGAAAGATCCTTTAGGTATAACCTATGCAGCTTTGTCCAAACTTCGGGTTTTACAGGCTGACGAAAATTTTGTATTACACAAAGGCTACATTTTTAAAAAAGACTTAAAAACAACGCTGGTTTTTATTTCTCCGAAAAATCCGCCTTCGGAAACCCGCCTCAACCATCTGATGGTTGAGCAGATTAAACATAGTATCAGTAAAGTATCCAGTCAACATCCCCAAGTTGATATTCAATATTTTGGAGCTACAGCTGTGGCTGTTGCCAATGCAACCCAGATACAAAAAGATATACAGCTTACCGTATCTATTGCTGTTGTGGTAATTATGGTCACTCTCTTTTTGTTCTATCGTAATTATCTTACACCAATTCTGGTATTGGCACCAGTTGCTTTTGGTGTATTGTTCTCATTGACAATGGTCTATTTTATCCAGGAATCGCTCTCAGCTGTAGCTTTGGGAGCTGGTGCGGTTATACTGGGTATTGCAATTGATTATGCCTTCCATGTTATTGCCCACTACCAACACACTCACTCCGTAAAGGAGGTGATCAAAGACATCACCTTTCCTATGCTGATCGGCAGTCTATCTACTGTGGGAGCATTTTTCAGTCTGTACTTTGTCAAATCAGAAGTTCTTCAGGACTTTGGCCTTTTTTCAGGCTTCAGTTTGATCGGAGCTGCTTTATATTCTCTTATCTTTTTGCCATTTCTTATTGAGAAGACATCTGGGTGGCATTATAATGTAAAAAGTCTCTCATTCTTTACTAAGATTCCATTACTTGACTGGATTCTGTATAAACCAGAACGTAATAAATACATTGCAGGAGGTATTATCCTGCTAACCTTTGTCCTGTTTTATTATTCCAACAATGTAGGCTTTGAAAGTAATCTGGCAACACTCAATTATATGCCGGAAGAATTACGAAAGGCAGAACAGGAACTCTATAATACCGAAAACAAAACAGAAAAAAATATTTACCTGATTGTCCAGGGATCAGATCTGAACGAAGCTATTGCCTTTCAGGAACAAACCTATGCTAAAGTAGATAGTCTTCAGAAGGCAGGTCTCATTTCACGCTATTCAGGTATCAGTGGTCTGGTTCCTTCTCAAACACTCCAAAAACAACGTATCCAAAAATGGGAGGCGTTCTGGACACCCGAAAAGATCGCATTTGTTAAGAAGCACATTCTGAGCAGTTCTGCACAGATAGGATTTAAACCCGAAACGTTTCAGGAATTTTATAATGTACTGGATACACAGTATACAGGTATCTCAGAAAGTGATCTTAGCTTTTTAACCAGAAACTTGCTGACAGATTACATGTATCAGGATTCTACAGGAGTATACACGCTGGCATCCATACAAATCAAAAATCAGAATCTGGATAAAATATCTCAGGCAATGGATAATAAGAAGTATCTTACTGTAATTGATCGCCAGTTGCTTTACAATAAGTTTGTAGAAATTATCAAACAGGATTTTGACCAGATACTTCTCTCATGCTCTTTGCTAGTGTTTTCAATCCTGCTGATTTCATATGGCCGTATTGAGCTTACCATGGTTACGTTTATACCTATGCTTGTCAGTTGGGTATGGATACTAGGTTTTATGGGTATTTTTGATATCCGTTTTAATATTGTCAATATCATTATTTCAACATTTGTCTTTGGACTGGGAGATGACTATGCCATCTTTATTACAGATGGACTCAAGTCACAATATGCAGAGAATAAAGAAAACCTGCCTTCCTATAAAATTTCTGTCTTTCTCTCAGCCTTTACCACTGTTGTGGGTATGGGTGTACTTATTTTTGCCAAACATCCTGCTCTTCAATCCATAGCACTGATTTCAATCATTGGTATACTATGTGTGCTTGTTATTTCTTACACGCTGATACCTTTATTATTTAAATGGATTATTACCGACCGCACCAGTAAAGGATTACGTCCGTTGACTTTCCTGTCACTGATACGAACCCTACTGGTTTATATCTATTTTCTGATTGGGTGTCTATTACTGATAGGTATAGGTCATCTATTGTTCACACTGTTTCGGTTACGGAGGAATAAATCCGTCATGGCAGGTTATCACAACTTACTTATGTATTTTGTGCGAACACTGATCTATGGGGCATTCTTTGTTCCCAAACGAACCATAAATCCCACACAGGACACATTCCAAAAACCAGCTATTATTATTGCAAACCATCAGTCGTTTCTGGATATTCTATTACTACTTACTCTGTATCCGAAACTTATCCTATTTACCAATGACTGGGTATGGAACTCTCCATTTTTTGGGTCTATCGTAAAAATGGCAGGCTTTTACAATGCCAGTCATGGTATTGAAACCAGTATAGAACATGTCAGAGAACTTGTTGATGATGGGTATTCCATTGCTATCTTTCCGGAAGGAACCCGTTCTGAAGACCATACTATGCATCGGTTCCATAAAGGCGCATTTTATCTGGCCGAAAAACTTGAACTGGACATATTGCCTGTGGTACTACATGGTACAGGAGAAGCCATACACAAAAAAGACTTCATTCTTGAAGTATATCCATTAACTATTTCAATACTGCCTCGCATTACTCCTGCCAATGTATCCTATGGGGACACTTACCAGGAAAAAGCAAAACAGATACGCCGACATATGTCGGAGCATTACTCAATGCTTGATAAATCTCAGCCCATATCTGTATTATCTGGTAAAATACTATCTTCCTATTTGTATAAAGGTCCTGTACTGGAATGGTATTATCGCATAAAAACTTCACTGGAACACCACTATTCTCAATTCGATAAACTGATACCGGATCAGGCCACGATTCTGGATTTGGGATGTGGATATGGATTTTTGGATTATTACTTATCTCTTCGCTCTTCCGAAAGAAAGATTATAGGAGTAGATTATGATGAAGACAAAATTAGCATAGCTACCCATTCGTATCTGAAGAATGACAGATTATCCTTTATAGCTCAGGATGTGCTTGCCTATAACTTACCAGATGCAGATATTATCTTGCTGCTGGATGTACTTCACTATCTTCCTCCGGCCGATCAGCAAACATTAATTTTACGCTGTATACAAAAATTATCACCCGGAGGCATGTTACTGATACGTGATGGGAACAAAGAAGATGCAGCCAAACACAAGAACACTCAATTGACTGAAATATTCTCAATCAAGGTATTCAAATTCAATAAAAGTGTACATAAGCAGGTACATTTTTTGTCTGCAACAGACATTCAAACAACATTGGCCACAGAAGATGTAGCTATACAAATAGTGAAAGATTCGGATTATACCTCCAATGTGATTTATAAGATTATCAAAAGATGA
- a CDS encoding hydroxymyristoyl-ACP dehydratase encodes MLINNLYTILQFEHQEKIEVSAQINLSHPIFKGHFPSMPILPGVCMVQLVKELIEKVHPHQTLLTHAGNIKFLSVINPEINDKVKVTIEIRNSDTNTITFTSSISQDQTIVFKFTGQLQNI; translated from the coding sequence ATGTTGATTAACAATTTATATACCATTCTTCAGTTTGAACATCAGGAAAAAATAGAAGTATCTGCTCAAATCAACCTATCTCATCCTATTTTCAAAGGACATTTCCCCTCTATGCCCATACTACCCGGTGTATGTATGGTTCAGCTGGTAAAAGAACTGATTGAAAAAGTACATCCACATCAGACTCTTCTCACTCATGCTGGCAACATCAAATTTCTGTCTGTTATTAATCCGGAAATAAATGATAAAGTAAAAGTTACAATTGAAATCAGGAATTCAGACACAAATACCATTACTTTTACATCGTCTATTAGTCAGGATCAAACAATTGTTTTTAAGTTTACAGGCCAATTGCAAAACATCTGA